One part of the Mesorhizobium sp. M4B.F.Ca.ET.058.02.1.1 genome encodes these proteins:
- a CDS encoding NADPH-dependent FMN reductase, which produces MLNIFAISGSLRAASTNSALLAALAQNAPAGSRVTLYDGLGRLPIFNPDDEGERTPPEAAALIEAVTAADGVIVSCPEYAHGVPGGLKNALDWLVSRDAAVAKPAMFVHASPRSLYARAALAEIMRTMSFALREEAALEIALLGKKPPEMEAILAEPANRLAMNEALSAFAGFIRSR; this is translated from the coding sequence TTGCTCAACATCTTTGCCATTTCCGGCAGCCTGCGCGCCGCCTCGACCAATTCGGCGCTGCTCGCGGCGCTGGCTCAAAACGCGCCGGCCGGCTCCCGCGTGACCCTCTATGACGGACTTGGCCGGCTGCCGATCTTCAACCCGGACGACGAGGGCGAGCGCACGCCACCGGAAGCGGCAGCGCTGATCGAGGCCGTCACGGCGGCCGACGGCGTCATCGTCTCCTGTCCGGAATATGCCCATGGCGTGCCGGGCGGTCTGAAGAACGCGCTCGACTGGCTGGTGTCGCGCGACGCCGCCGTCGCCAAGCCGGCTATGTTCGTGCATGCCTCGCCGCGCTCGCTCTATGCGCGCGCCGCCCTGGCCGAGATCATGCGGACGATGTCGTTCGCGCTCCGTGAAGAAGCGGCGCTGGAAATCGCGCTGCTGGGCAAGAAGCCGCCGGAGATGGAGGCGATCCTGGCGGAGCCTGCGAACCGGCTGGCGATGAACGAGGCGCTCTCGGCCTTCGCCGGCTTCATCCGCTCGCGATGA
- a CDS encoding pyridoxamine 5'-phosphate oxidase family protein, which yields MEFLTTRDELRAIYKTPRPTDGPIRKELKALDGHCRSFIGKSPFVLIGSSDGAGNADVTPKGDKPGFAAILDDATIAIPDRPGNNRLDTLENIVRNPSVGLLFLIPGMNETLRVNGDARITVDAGLRGRLAVDGKEPQSVIVVSVKAAYMHCAKAFMRSDLWKPETWYDRATLPTLGQIIRDQLALAEAAGDIDRELDQDYRQTMW from the coding sequence ATGGAATTCCTCACCACGCGCGACGAGCTGAGGGCGATCTACAAGACGCCCCGACCGACCGATGGCCCCATCCGCAAGGAACTGAAGGCGCTTGACGGCCATTGCCGCTCCTTTATCGGCAAGAGCCCCTTCGTGCTGATCGGCTCCTCCGACGGCGCCGGCAATGCCGACGTAACGCCGAAAGGCGACAAGCCCGGCTTCGCCGCCATCCTCGACGACGCGACCATCGCCATCCCCGACCGGCCCGGCAACAACCGGCTGGACACGCTGGAGAACATCGTCCGCAATCCCTCGGTCGGGCTGTTGTTCCTCATTCCCGGCATGAACGAGACGCTGCGCGTCAACGGCGACGCCCGCATCACCGTCGATGCCGGCCTGCGCGGGCGGCTGGCCGTCGACGGCAAGGAGCCGCAGAGCGTCATCGTGGTGTCGGTCAAGGCCGCCTACATGCATTGCGCCAAGGCCTTCATGCGCTCGGATCTGTGGAAGCCGGAGACCTGGTACGACCGCGCGACGCTGCCGACGCTCGGCCAGATCATCCGCGACCAGCTGGCGCTCGCCGAGGCCGCCGGCGACATCGACCGCGAGCTGGACCAGGATTACCGGCAGACCATGTGGTAG
- a CDS encoding septation protein A, whose translation MNILERDPSDPQKQKKEGVNPVLKLALELGPLMVFFFANSRSEWLVQKFPVLGELGGPIFVATGLFMVATALALIVSWLLIRTLPIMPMVSGVVVLIFGTLTLYLQDDVFIKMKPTIVNTLFGGVLLGGLYFGKSLLGYVFDSAFRLDTEGWKKLTFRWGLFFLFLALVNEVVWRNFSTDAWVTFKVWGIMPITLLFTFSQMPLIMRHSLEDKAKEENAGK comes from the coding sequence ATGAACATCCTCGAACGCGACCCGTCAGACCCGCAGAAACAGAAGAAGGAAGGCGTAAACCCGGTGCTCAAGCTGGCGCTGGAGCTCGGTCCGCTGATGGTGTTCTTCTTCGCCAATTCGCGCAGCGAATGGCTGGTGCAGAAATTCCCGGTGCTGGGCGAGCTCGGCGGGCCGATCTTCGTCGCCACCGGCCTGTTCATGGTTGCCACTGCGCTGGCGCTCATCGTTTCCTGGCTGCTCATCCGCACCTTGCCGATCATGCCCATGGTGTCGGGTGTCGTCGTCCTCATCTTCGGCACGCTGACGCTCTATTTGCAGGACGACGTCTTCATCAAGATGAAGCCGACCATCGTCAACACGCTGTTCGGCGGCGTGCTGCTCGGCGGCCTGTATTTCGGCAAGTCACTGCTCGGCTATGTCTTCGATTCAGCCTTCAGGCTAGACACCGAAGGCTGGAAGAAGCTCACCTTCCGCTGGGGCCTGTTCTTCCTCTTCCTGGCCCTCGTCAATGAAGTGGTCTGGCGGAATTTTTCCACCGACGCCTGGGTTACCTTCAAGGTCTGGGGCATCATGCCCATCACGCTTCTCTTCACCTTCAGCCAGATGCCACTGATCATGCGCCATTCGCTTGAGGACAAGGCTAAGGAGGAGAACGCTGGCAAATAG